In Cucurbita pepo subsp. pepo cultivar mu-cu-16 chromosome LG04, ASM280686v2, whole genome shotgun sequence, the following are encoded in one genomic region:
- the LOC111792514 gene encoding AP-1 complex subunit sigma-1 isoform X1 codes for MIHFVLLISRQGKVRLTKWYSPYSQKERSKDLLDLPYYGTCSGLLSFFKKVIRELSGMILNRAPKLCNFVEWRGLKAVYKRYASLYFCLCIDQEDNELEILEIIHHYVEILDRYFGSVCELDLIFNFHKAYYILDELLIAGELQESSKKTVARLIAAQDSLVETAKEQASSISNIIAQATK; via the exons ATG ATTCACTTCGTGCTTCTTATAAGTAGACAAGGAAAAGTGAGGCTGACCAAATGGTATTCTCCTTATTCTCAGAAGGAGAGATCTAAG GATCTATTGGACTTACCATATTATGGCACGTGCTCGGGTCTGCTCTCGTTCTTTAAAAAGGTTATCCGTGAGCTTAGTGGAATGATTCTAAATCGGGCGCCTAAACTCTGCAACTTTGTGGAATGGAGGGGACTCAAAGCTGTCTATAAACG ATATGCTAGTCTTTACTTTTGCCTATGCATTGATCAGGAGGACAATGAATTAGAGATCCTTGAAATTATTCATCATTATGTTGAGATTTTGGATCGTTACTTCGGCAGT GTCTGTGAGTTGGATTTGATCTTCAACTTTCACAAG GCGTATTATATATTGGATGAGCTTCTAATTGCTGGAGAACTCCAAGAATCTAGCAAGAAAACAGTAGCAAGATTGATAGCTGCACAG GATTCGTTGGTGGAGACTGCAAAGGAGCAAGCTAGTTCAATAAGTAACATAATTGCACAGGCCACCAAGTAG
- the LOC111792440 gene encoding uncharacterized protein LOC111792440, translating into MRTKSRRGGRSRPSRRSSDSYPSFMASPSVPDRDMPNAEDKTLNDEFVSGQDACNAEDNALNEASRKETHDVSDKEDCFQKDICIRCDESGGLLVCTEIGCPIALHEYCMSCKPSFDEEGRFYCPYCSYKRALVIVNELRRKAMAAKRKLSDFIDNRMVSGANSPQLGEAGKKKVTEVSTCGVDVDLPNHESSRDQEDMQVGQNRSNQGEDHARTAGDVQLSTVMGVNSKNHEGPSVSSVSNGIHSTHEVQPCEDAMNEEGTHQDESLEDKEDGKTMEEENFRFTDDIEDKEIVKDQGQPKIPNDEEETAVDDVDLGAGRASQDTGDGAEQIQPENIHPASGNNDLKNETFVKKKRFKMKANRKVDRKDFNSPRMSLRRQTPDHGTKSPHMQTPKREKTSPHIQTPKPGKDRSTKVEKVSTSGKLKLKPASPNQFKNLMFHGEKRKRMRWSTEEEDMLKEGVQRFSSSVNKNLPWRKILEFGRHIFDDTRTPVDLKDKWRNIVDK; encoded by the exons ATGAGGACCAAGAGTCGCCGTGGCGGAAGGTCCAGGCCTTCCCGGCGTTCCTCCGATTCTTATCCGTCGTTTATGGCGTCTCCCTCCGTCCCTGACCGG GATATGCCGAATGCCGAAGACAAAACTTTGAATGATGAATTTGTATCTGGTCAGGATGCGTGCAATGCAGAAGATAACGCTCTGAATGAGGCATCAAGGAAGGAAACTCACGATGTGTCAGATAAGGAAGATTGTTTTCAGAAAGACATTTGTATTAGATGCGATGAGAGTGGTGGCTTGTTGGTCTGTACTGAAATTGGATGTCCAATTGCTCTTCATGAGTACTGTATGTCCTGTAAGCCCTCGTTCGATGAAGAGGGGCGATTCTATTGTCCTTATTGTTCATATAAAAGAGCTTTGGTTATTGTGAATGAGCTAAGGAGAAAGGCTATGGCGGCAAAGAGGAAGTTATCTGATTTCATTGATAACAGGATGGTTAGTGGTGCCAATTCACCGCAGTTAGGAGAGGCAGGTAAGAAGAAAGTAACTGAAGTATCAACTTGTGGAGTAGATGTGGATCTGCCTAATCACGAGAGTTCGCGAGATCAGGAGGATATGCAGGTTGGGCAGAATCGAAGTAATCAAGGGGAGGACCATGCGAGAACAGCAGGAGATGTTCAACTATCGACGGTGATGGGGGTTAACAGCAAAAATCATGAGGGTCCTAGCGTGTCCAGTGTTAGCAACGGCATACATTCTACTCATGAAGTTCAGCCATGTGAGGATGCTATGAATGAAGAGGGAACTCATCAGGATGAAAGTTTAGAAGATAAAGAAGATGGGAAAAcgatggaagaagaaaacttCAGGTTCACAGATGACATCGAGGACAAAGAGATTGTGAAGGATCAAGGTCAACCCAAGATTCCGAATGATGAGGAAGAGACTGCTGTAGATGATGTTGATCTTGGGGCAGGACGAGCATCTCAAGACACGGGCGATGGTGCAGAACAAATCCAGCCTGAAAATATCCATCCTGCATCTggaaataatgatttgaagaacgaaacatttgtGAAGAAAAAGCGCTTCAAAATGAAAGCTAATAGGAAAGTAGACCGGAAGGATTTTAATTCTCCTAGAATGTCATTGCGTCGACAAACTCCAGATCATGGGACAAAGTCACCTCATATGCAAACTCCAAAACGGGAGAAAACATCTCCTCATATACAAACACCAAAACCTGGGAAAGATCGATCAACCAAAGTCGAGAAAGTTTCTACGTCTGGAAAGTTAAAGCTGAAACCAGCGTCGCCTAATCAATT CAAAAACTTGATGTTTCACGGTGAGAAGCGTAAGAGAATGCGATGGTCTACCGAAGAGGAGGACATGTTGAAG gaaGGAGTTCAGAGATTCTCTTCTTcagtaaataaaaatcttcCGTGGAGGAAAATTTTGGAATTCGGTCGTCATATATTTGATGACACTCGTACTCCAGTTGACCTGAAAGATAAATGGAGAAATATTGTGGACAAGTAG
- the LOC111792479 gene encoding ankyrin repeat domain-containing protein 2A-like — MASSSNKESLSGSSDNKNAKSETSSSGNPPQAAPQRTSSIFDDLPQGSPFDFSSMTDILNDPSIKSLAEQIAKDPSFNQMAEQLQQFQSPPAQEGIQFDPQQYFATMQQVMQNPNFMSMAERLGTTLMQDPSMSRMFESFSNPADGDQLEERMAHIKEDPSLKPILEEIETGGLPSMMKYWNDKEVLQKLGKAMGLPVPAEAATSTDHSGLDDSEEPENEDESVIHHTASTGDVEGLKKALASGADKDEVDSEGRTALHFASGYGEVECSQILLEAGAKVDALDKNKNTALHYAAGYGRKDCVALLLENGAAVTLTNMDGKTPIDVAKLNNQNEVLKLLEKDAFL, encoded by the exons ATGGCTTCCAGTAGTAACAAGGAATCTCTGTCTG GTTCTTCAGACAACAAAAACGCTAAATCTGAAACATCCTCCTCGGGCAATCCTCCACAGGCAGCACCCCAAAGAACTAGCTCTATATTTGATGACCTGCCTCAGGGCAGcccttttgatttttcatcCATGACTGACATTCTTAAT GATCCTAGCATCAAATCATTAGCTGAACAGATAGCAAAAGATCCTTCATTCAACCAGATGGCTGAGCAGCTTCAACAATTTCAGAGTCCACCAGCTCAAGAAGGAATCCAGTTTGATCCTCAACAATACTTTGCCACCATGCAACAAGTCATGCAGAATCCTAATTTTATGTCTATGGCAGAGCGTCTTGGTACCACATTAATGCAG GATCCATCTATGTCTCGCATGTTTGAGAGTTTTTCTAATCCAGCAGACGGTGATCAGCTTGAAGAACGAATGGCACATATTAAAGAGGATCCTTCATTGAAGCCTATATTGGAAGAGATAGAGACTGGCGGTCTCCCTTCCATGATGAA GTACTGGAATGATAAAGAAGTCCTACAAAAGTTGGGGAAAGCAATGGGGCTTCCTGTCCCAGCTGAAGCAGCAACCTCTACTGACCATTCTGGGCTAGATGATTCTGAAGAACCGGAGAATGAGGATGAGTCAGTTATTCATCATACTGCAAGTACTGGTGATGTTGAG GGGTTAAAGAAGGCGCTTGCATCTGGTGCTGACAAGGATGAAGTAGATTCAGAAGGGAGGACGGCATTGCATTTTGCTAGTGGATATGGCGAG GTTGAATGTTCTCAAATCCTCCTTGAGGCTGGAGCAAAAGTGGATGCTTTagacaagaacaaaaacaccGCCCTTCACTATGCAGCTGGTTACGGGCGAAAGGACTGCGTCGCGCTACTCCTGGAAAACGGCGCTGCTGT TACTCTCACAAACATGGATGGAAAgactccaatcgatgtagccAAGCTAAACAACCAGAATGAGGTGCTGAAGTTGCTTGAAAAGGATGCCTTCCTGTAA
- the LOC111792514 gene encoding AP-1 complex subunit sigma-2 isoform X2 gives MIHFVLLISRQGKVRLTKWYSPYSQKERSKVIRELSGMILNRAPKLCNFVEWRGLKAVYKRYASLYFCLCIDQEDNELEILEIIHHYVEILDRYFGSVCELDLIFNFHKAYYILDELLIAGELQESSKKTVARLIAAQDSLVETAKEQASSISNIIAQATK, from the exons ATG ATTCACTTCGTGCTTCTTATAAGTAGACAAGGAAAAGTGAGGCTGACCAAATGGTATTCTCCTTATTCTCAGAAGGAGAGATCTAAG GTTATCCGTGAGCTTAGTGGAATGATTCTAAATCGGGCGCCTAAACTCTGCAACTTTGTGGAATGGAGGGGACTCAAAGCTGTCTATAAACG ATATGCTAGTCTTTACTTTTGCCTATGCATTGATCAGGAGGACAATGAATTAGAGATCCTTGAAATTATTCATCATTATGTTGAGATTTTGGATCGTTACTTCGGCAGT GTCTGTGAGTTGGATTTGATCTTCAACTTTCACAAG GCGTATTATATATTGGATGAGCTTCTAATTGCTGGAGAACTCCAAGAATCTAGCAAGAAAACAGTAGCAAGATTGATAGCTGCACAG GATTCGTTGGTGGAGACTGCAAAGGAGCAAGCTAGTTCAATAAGTAACATAATTGCACAGGCCACCAAGTAG
- the LOC111792435 gene encoding glucose-1-phosphate adenylyltransferase small subunit 2, chloroplastic, which yields MASSMAAAGVLRLPMTASSASSGSSNRTRRSNLGSLSFSESLVSGDKIDFRASGLGSRRGSGGRGPSLIVSPKAVSDSKNSQTCLDPDASRSVLGIILGGGAGTRLYPLTKKRAKPAVPLGANYRLIDIPVSNCLNSNISKIYVLTQFNSASLNRHLSRAYASNMGGYKNEGFVEVLAAQQSPENPNWFQGTADAVRQYLWLFEEHNVLEYLVLAGDHLYRMDYERFIQAHRETDADITVAALPMDEERATAFGLMKIDEEGRIVEFAEKPKGEQLKAMKVDTTILGLDDERAKEMPYIASMGIYVISKDAMLSLLRDKFPGANDFGSEVIPGATSIGMRVQAYLYDGYWEDIGTIEAFYNANLGITKKPIPDFSFYDRSSPIYTQPRYLPPSKMLDADITDSVIGEGCVIKSCKIHHSVVGLRSCISEGAIIEDTLLMGADYYETDADRRLLAAKGSVPIGIGRNSHIKRAIIDKNARIGENVKIVNGDGVQEAARETDGYFIKSGIVTVIKDALIPSGTVI from the exons ATGGCATCCTCAATGGCTGCAGCTGGAGTTCTCAGACTTCCCATGACGGCGTCGTCGGCGTCAAGCGGCAGTTCTAACCGTACAAGGAGAAGCAACCTTGGGAGCCTTTCGTTCTCTGAATCTCTCGTTTCTGGTGATAAGATCGACTTTAGAGCTTCTGGTTTGGGATCACGACGTGGTTCCGGTGGTAGAGGGCCTTCTTTGATCGTCTCTCCCAAAGCGGTTTCTGATTCTAAGAACTCTCAGACTTGCCTCGATCCAGACGCTAGCCGG AGTGTGCTAGGGATTATTCTTGGAGGTGGTGCTGGAACGCGGCTGTATCCGCTCACGAAGAAGCGGGCGAAGCCTGCTGTTCCTCTTGGAGCGAACTACAGGCTGATCGACATTCCTGTTAGCAATTGTCTCAACAGCAACATTTCCAAGATTTATGTTCTTACGCAATTCAATTCTGCTTCTCTTAACCGACATCTTTCTCGAGCTTATGCGAGTAACATGGGCGGTTACAAGAATGAGGGATTCGTTGAGGTTCTAGCCGCTCAGCAAAGTCCGGAGAATCCAAATTGGTTCCAG GGCACGGCTGATGCAGTTAGGCAATACTTGTGGCTATTTGAAGAGCATAATGTATTGGAATATCTAGTTCTTGCTGGTGATCATTTGTACCGAATGGATTACGAGAGATTCATTCAAGCACACAGGGAGACTGATGCTGATATCACTGTAGCTGCATTACCCATGGATGAAGAGCGTGCTACTGCATTTGGTCTGATGAAGATTGATGAAGAAGGGCGTATAGTTGAATTTGCAGAGAAGCCAAAAGGAGAGCAATTGAAAGCGATGAAG GTTGATACTACTATTTTAGGGCTTGATGATGAGAGAGCGAAAGAGATGCCTTACATAGCCAGCATGGGTATTTACGTTATCAGCAAGGATGCGATGCTGAGTCTTCTTAGAGATAAATTTCCCGGAGCAAATGATTTTGGGAGTGAAGTTATTCCTGGTGCAACTTCCATTGGAATGAGG GTGCAAGCTTACTTGTATGATGGCTACTGGGAAGATATCGGTACCATAGAAGCCTTTTACAATGCGAATCTGGGGATCACGAAGAAGCCAATACCAGACTTCAG CTTCTATGATCGTTCATCTCCAATCTACACGCAACCTCGATACTTACCGCCATCCAAAATGCTTGATGCTGATATCACAGACAGTGTTATTGGTGAGGGCTGTGTCATCAAG AGCTGCAAGATTCACCATTCTGTCGTTGGCCTCCGATCTTGCATATCAGAAGGTGCAATCATAGAAGACACTTTATTGATGGGTGCAGATTATTATGAG ACGGATGCCGACCGTAGATTATTGGCGGCAAAGGGAAGTGTACCAATAGGCATTGGCAGGAACTCTCACATCAAGAGAGCTATCATTGACAAAAATGCTCGCATTGGGGAAAATGTCAAG ATTGTGAATGGAGACGGTGTGCAAGAAGCAGCAAGGGAGACAGATGGGTACTTCATAAAGAGTGGGATCGTGACAGTAATCAAGGATGCTTTGATTCCCAGCGGCACTGTTATCTAA